The following are encoded together in the Trachemys scripta elegans isolate TJP31775 chromosome 7, CAS_Tse_1.0, whole genome shotgun sequence genome:
- the GLYCTK gene encoding glycerate kinase isoform X1 produces MTSALKALPNIHRACMIPAYRGQVSHPRSMSLWEHGLHLFRSAVGVVLPAPMLRRALVLKADGCPRLVVRDRVFPVRRNLYLVGFGKAVLGMAAEAEEILGDHLIQGVVSVPHGIRACLQQAGMEEMLLKPHSRIQVIEGAKHNLPDREALRAASMIRELAEGLTADDLLLVLISGGGSALLPAPTPPILLEEKEKVTKLLASRGATIQELNTIRKALSLLKGGGLARAAYPAQVLSLILSDVIGNPVDIIASGPTVYSSPSAQGCLQIMTKYNLMSTLPRSVKTVLSSSVSDPSGPKDYSHVYNVVIGSNSLALEEAKRQAEDLGYWTLILSAGVCGEVSRVAKLYSQLIQFVCLSTAGLGEGPLRDQVRGHLLKLAAELEIPGLNLVDSLKALQGLESERSICLLAGGETTVPLQGNGKGGRNQELALQVALELHRAKATGAGYFLGKCEVLFLSGGTDGQDGPTEAAGAFSSQELVDKAAQEGLDVETFLSNNDSYTFFSKFQNGHHLLLTGLTGTNVMDIQAILIRARDR; encoded by the exons ATGACCTCCGCTCTCAAGGCCCTGCCCAACATCCACAGAGCCTGCATGATCCCAGCCTATCGGGGCCAAGTATCTCACCCGCGCAGTATGTCTCTCTGGGAGCACGGGCTGCACCTCTTCCGCAGCGCCGTGGGTGTCGTCCTGCCGGCCCCCATGCTGAGAAGGGCCCTGGTGCTCAAAGCAGATGGCTGCCCCAGGCTGGTCGTGAGGGACCGGGTTTTCCCTGTGAGGAGGAACCTGTATCTGGTGGGCTTCGGGAAGGCTGTGCTGGGAATGGCAGCCGAGGCAGAGGAGATCCTCGGGGACCACCTAATTCAGGGGGTTGTCAGCGTCCCCCATGGCATCCGGGCATGCCTGCAGCAGGCGGGAATGGA GGAGATGTTACTGAAGCCTCACAGCAGGATCCAGGTCATAGAAGGAGCTAAGCACAACCTCCCTGACAGAGAGGCTCTGAGGGCAGCCAGCATGATTCGGGAGCTAGCTGAAGGCCTGACAGCTGACGACCTCCTCCTTGTGCTGATCTCAG GAGGCGGATCAGCCCTACTGCCTGCTCCTACTCCTCCGATCCTCttggaggagaaagagaaggtcACCAAGCTTCTGGCTTCCAGAGGCGCTACCATACAGGAGCTCAACACCATCCGGAAGGCCCTTTCCTTGTTGAAAGGTGGAGGGTTGGCCCGGGCTGCATATCCTGCACAG GTGCTAAGCCTCATCCTCTCTGATGTCATTGGCAACCCAGTGGACATTATTGCGAGTGGCCCCACTGTCTACAGTTCCCCCAGTGCTCAAGGCTGCCTTCAGATAATGACAAAATACAATCTGATGAGCACCTTGCCCAGATCTGTGAAAACAGTGCTGTCCAGCTCCGTCTCAGATCCCAGTGGTCCGAAAGACTATTCCCACGTCTACAATGTTGTCATTGGTTCAAACAGTTTAGCTTTAGAGGAGGCCAAACGCCAAGCAGAGGATTTGGGCTACTGGACCCTGATTTTgagtgcaggggtgtgtggggaggtcaGCAGAGTAGCCAAACTCTACAGCCAGCTGATTCAGTTTGTTTGCTTGAGCACAGCTGGACTTGGAGAAGGTCCTCTAAGAGACCAGGTGAGAGGACATCTTCTAAAGCTGGCAGCAGAGCTAGAGATCCCAGGTTTGAACCTTGTGGATTCTTTGAAGGCTTTGCAAGGATTGGAGTCTGAAAGATCGATTTGCCTGCTGGCTGGTGGAGAGACCACTGTCCCGCTTCAAGGAAATGGGAAGGGTGGGAGGAACCAGGAGTTGGCCTTACAGGTGGCATTGGAGTTACACCGAGCTAAGGCCACTGGGGCTGGCTACTTCCTTGGGAAATGTGAAGTCCTGTTCCTCAGTGGTGGGACTGATGGACAAGATGGGCCAACAGAGGCAGCTGGTGCCTTCTCTAGCCAGGAGCTGGTGGATAAGGCTGCTCAGGAAGGTCTTGATGTGGAGACGTTTCTGAGCAACAATGACTCCTACACATTCTTCAGTAAGTTCCAAAATGGACATCACCTTTTGCTGACTGGTTTAACAGGCACCAATGTCATGGACATCCAGGCTATTTTAATTAGGGCTAGAGACAGATAA
- the GLYCTK gene encoding glycerate kinase isoform X2, translating into MTSALKALPNIHRACMIPAYRGQVSHPRSMSLWEHGLHLFRSAVGVVLPAPMLRRALVLKADGCPRLVVRDRVFPVRRNLYLVGFGKAVLGMAAEAEEILGDHLIQGVVSVPHGIRACLQQAGMEEMLLKPHSRIQVIEGAKHNLPDREALRAASMIRELAEGLTADDLLLVLISGGGSALLPAPTPPILLEEKEKVTKLLASRGATIQELNTIRKALSLLKGGGLARAAYPAQAPSGLGWWKKLKETRAHVSLAPG; encoded by the exons ATGACCTCCGCTCTCAAGGCCCTGCCCAACATCCACAGAGCCTGCATGATCCCAGCCTATCGGGGCCAAGTATCTCACCCGCGCAGTATGTCTCTCTGGGAGCACGGGCTGCACCTCTTCCGCAGCGCCGTGGGTGTCGTCCTGCCGGCCCCCATGCTGAGAAGGGCCCTGGTGCTCAAAGCAGATGGCTGCCCCAGGCTGGTCGTGAGGGACCGGGTTTTCCCTGTGAGGAGGAACCTGTATCTGGTGGGCTTCGGGAAGGCTGTGCTGGGAATGGCAGCCGAGGCAGAGGAGATCCTCGGGGACCACCTAATTCAGGGGGTTGTCAGCGTCCCCCATGGCATCCGGGCATGCCTGCAGCAGGCGGGAATGGA GGAGATGTTACTGAAGCCTCACAGCAGGATCCAGGTCATAGAAGGAGCTAAGCACAACCTCCCTGACAGAGAGGCTCTGAGGGCAGCCAGCATGATTCGGGAGCTAGCTGAAGGCCTGACAGCTGACGACCTCCTCCTTGTGCTGATCTCAG GAGGCGGATCAGCCCTACTGCCTGCTCCTACTCCTCCGATCCTCttggaggagaaagagaaggtcACCAAGCTTCTGGCTTCCAGAGGCGCTACCATACAGGAGCTCAACACCATCCGGAAGGCCCTTTCCTTGTTGAAAGGTGGAGGGTTGGCCCGGGCTGCATATCCTGCACAG